From Cecembia calidifontis, one genomic window encodes:
- the truA gene encoding tRNA pseudouridine(38-40) synthase TruA produces the protein MQSKPYTYLFYLQYLGPRYAGWQQQKGVKTVQGTMERGIRYVLGHEDFTVLGASRTDSGVSCERGAFQLFLRSPLEQSDFLDKVNENLPADIRILSFQQVPKSFNIIQDIAWKEYHYHMAFGEKFHPFASANLGYFPGNPDLENMQKAARLFTGQHDFRNFCSIDKVTDNYRRDILVSEIIPHPLAGQALIPENALIYKVRGNGFLRYQVRMMVSALVEVGIGRLSIEALSQALLSEDKGPIVRHAPANGLLLFDLSFKSL, from the coding sequence ATGCAATCAAAACCCTATACTTATCTCTTTTACCTACAGTACCTGGGACCCCGCTATGCGGGTTGGCAGCAACAAAAGGGCGTCAAGACGGTTCAGGGAACCATGGAAAGGGGTATCCGTTATGTCCTGGGGCATGAAGATTTTACTGTATTGGGTGCAAGCCGCACAGATTCAGGGGTATCCTGTGAAAGGGGAGCTTTCCAGCTTTTTTTGAGAAGCCCTTTGGAGCAATCAGACTTTTTAGACAAAGTCAATGAAAATCTTCCCGCTGATATCCGTATCCTTTCCTTTCAACAGGTCCCCAAGTCTTTCAATATCATCCAGGACATTGCCTGGAAGGAATACCATTACCACATGGCTTTTGGAGAAAAATTCCATCCTTTCGCTTCGGCCAATCTGGGCTATTTCCCCGGTAATCCTGATCTTGAAAACATGCAGAAAGCAGCCAGGCTTTTTACAGGTCAGCATGATTTTAGAAATTTTTGTTCTATTGATAAGGTGACGGACAATTACCGAAGGGATATCCTGGTATCAGAAATCATTCCGCACCCCTTGGCGGGCCAAGCCCTGATTCCGGAAAATGCCCTGATCTATAAAGTCAGAGGAAATGGTTTTTTGCGCTACCAGGTCAGGATGATGGTGTCGGCACTGGTGGAGGTAGGGATAGGGAGGCTAAGTATTGAGGCTCTCTCTCAGGCCTTACTGTCTGAGGATAAGGGTCCAATTGTCAGGCATGCTCCCGCCAATGGATTGCTGCTATTTGACCTAAGCTTTAAAAGCCTATAA
- a CDS encoding immunoglobulin domain-containing protein has protein sequence MRTQNFARNLNWVWAFALAAFFFTACNQMDGLEPDSTKLDGKSEELFRLSPFGNGMENARVPLTGTASTPKSNGGITPYIIPGENPGGNRTCAEVATAYGISGFGTSFGQIDTPFPQNKATYTGSDGAVITATTDGTFVTWSIVVPAGYCVKYLAAVVKGSNDANIYFYEGDVRGDSGLASPVNASGGSAGLSNLRFCYTLEKAPDAPVVEGDEACFEEGLVLRATSNAAPAGYTLQWYTKNDEGEFVPVPGNDPKLDKVGTIDYYAAFVNGCSSEMSGAATLTIWALPDAPISGGDQEGDCDDTLTATVKDVPDGISTVWYNAPTGGNVVEDPSLTYDKTVGGIQTKTFYAEAVNDVTECVSATRTVVTLTLNPCPPQECWTGESATGKGSAFPTGPNTWFQWNTRAQLIAGVDLVYGRNLTTIGRVTISNPDAGGMRTITVTLNEGIRFADVSGALKVIASNTQFTRFSGFSGALNNATINGNTATIRVPDRAFYFVHGDIERIIECKD, from the coding sequence ATGAGAACACAAAATTTTGCAAGGAACCTGAACTGGGTTTGGGCCTTTGCACTTGCTGCATTTTTCTTTACAGCATGTAATCAAATGGATGGCCTAGAGCCAGATAGCACAAAATTAGACGGTAAAAGTGAAGAACTTTTTAGATTGAGTCCTTTCGGTAATGGAATGGAGAATGCGAGGGTTCCTTTAACAGGAACTGCTTCTACACCAAAGTCCAATGGTGGTATTACGCCTTATATCATCCCTGGTGAAAATCCAGGTGGCAATAGAACCTGTGCAGAAGTAGCTACTGCCTACGGCATTTCTGGTTTTGGCACTTCATTTGGCCAAATTGACACACCATTTCCTCAAAATAAGGCAACCTACACAGGATCAGATGGCGCAGTCATTACAGCAACCACTGATGGCACTTTTGTCACTTGGAGCATTGTTGTTCCTGCTGGGTATTGTGTGAAATATCTTGCGGCGGTTGTTAAAGGTTCTAACGATGCCAATATTTATTTCTATGAGGGAGATGTTAGAGGTGACTCGGGATTAGCTTCACCAGTAAATGCAAGTGGAGGTTCCGCTGGATTAAGTAACCTTCGTTTTTGTTACACCTTGGAGAAAGCACCAGATGCACCAGTAGTGGAAGGTGACGAAGCATGTTTTGAAGAAGGATTGGTACTAAGAGCCACATCTAATGCTGCTCCTGCGGGATATACATTACAATGGTACACAAAAAATGATGAGGGAGAATTTGTACCAGTTCCAGGTAACGATCCAAAATTGGATAAAGTAGGAACTATTGACTATTATGCTGCCTTTGTAAACGGTTGTTCAAGTGAAATGTCAGGAGCCGCCACTTTGACAATCTGGGCTTTGCCCGATGCACCGATATCCGGCGGAGATCAAGAAGGGGACTGTGATGATACACTTACAGCAACTGTTAAAGATGTTCCGGATGGAATCAGCACCGTATGGTATAATGCCCCAACAGGCGGTAATGTAGTTGAAGACCCTTCCTTGACTTATGATAAGACGGTAGGCGGCATTCAGACTAAGACTTTCTATGCCGAAGCTGTAAATGACGTCACAGAATGCGTAAGCGCAACAAGGACTGTGGTTACCTTGACCTTAAATCCTTGTCCTCCTCAAGAATGCTGGACAGGTGAGTCTGCAACCGGTAAAGGAAGTGCATTCCCAACAGGTCCAAATACCTGGTTCCAATGGAATACTAGAGCTCAATTAATAGCTGGAGTTGATCTGGTTTATGGCAGAAATTTGACAACAATAGGCAGAGTTACCATTTCTAATCCTGATGCGGGAGGCATGAGAACCATAACTGTTACCCTTAATGAAGGAATTAGATTTGCAGATGTTAGCGGTGCTCTTAAAGTCATAGCATCTAATACTCAATTTACGAGATTTAGTGGTTTCTCTGGTGCTCTAAACAATGCAACAATCAATGGAAACACTGCTACAATCCGTGTTCCAGATAGAGCTTTCTACTTCGTTCACGGAGATATTGAGAGAATTATAGAATGTAAAGATTAA
- the tnpA gene encoding IS200/IS605 family transposase, whose translation MANTFTQIHIQVVFAVKNRACLIRPEWKDDLFRYMTGIIQKREHKLLAINGVSDHVHILIGLRPSQSISDLMKETKIGSMNFINDSGFIKSKFSWQDGYGAFSYSMSHISRVIKYIQLQEAHHKKKTFLQEYTEMLDKFQIPFEERYLFKPVV comes from the coding sequence ATGGCAAATACATTTACCCAAATTCATATTCAGGTAGTTTTTGCGGTGAAAAACAGAGCTTGTTTAATCCGACCTGAATGGAAAGATGATCTTTTCAGGTACATGACAGGAATCATTCAAAAAAGAGAACATAAATTACTGGCCATCAATGGGGTTTCTGACCATGTACATATTCTAATTGGACTTAGGCCTTCACAATCAATTTCTGATTTGATGAAAGAAACAAAAATCGGATCGATGAACTTTATTAATGATTCCGGTTTTATCAAATCAAAATTTTCATGGCAGGATGGATATGGTGCTTTTTCTTACAGCATGTCCCATATCAGCAGGGTGATTAAATATATTCAATTACAGGAGGCACATCATAAGAAAAAGACCTTTTTGCAGGAGTATACAGAGATGTTGGACAAATTTCAAATCCCATTTGAGGAAAGATATTTATTCAAGCCAGTGGTGTAA